A genomic segment from Diadema setosum chromosome 11, eeDiaSeto1, whole genome shotgun sequence encodes:
- the LOC140234602 gene encoding uncharacterized protein: protein MTSRYNKTTLGGAQRKKTGPKPELTEEQKQEIQEAFDLFDTEGTGTIDAKELKVAMRALGFEPKKEEIKKMIQDIDKEGSGTIDFNDFLHLMTAKMSEKDSKEEILKAFKLFDDDETGKISFKNLKRVAKELGENLTDEELQEMIDEADRDGDGEINEQEFLRIMKKTSLY from the exons ATG ACAAGTAGATACAACAAGACCACCTTGGGTGGAGCCCAGCGGAAGAAGACAGGCCCCAAGCCAGAGCTGACTGAAGAACAGAAGCAGGAAATACAGGaggcctttgacctttttgacaCAGAGGGCACAGGAACTATTGATGCCAAAGAACTCAAG GTTGCTATGAGGGCTCTAGGTTTTGAGCCTAAGAAGGAGGAGATCAAGAAGATGATTCAGGACATTGACAAGGAGGGATCAGGGACCATCGACTTCAATGACTTCCTCCATCTAATGACAGCAAAGATG AGTGAGAAGGATTCCAAGGAGGAGATTTTGAAAGCTTTCAAACtctttgatgatgatgagacGGGAAAGATTTCCTTCAAGAACCTCAAGAGGGTTGCCAAGGAGCTTGGAGAGAACTTGACAGATGAAGAGTTACAG gAAATGATTGATGAGGCAGATCGTGATGGAGATGGTGAAATCAACGAGCAGGAATTCCTGAGAATAATGAAGAAGACAAGTTTATATTGA